Sequence from the Triplophysa rosa linkage group LG22, Trosa_1v2, whole genome shotgun sequence genome:
TcgagttttattattatttcagtgACAACATGATGGATacaaactgttttgttgaatcTAAATTAAACCCGAATGTGACTCTATGATTCAAAGATGTTAAGGTCTAATGGAGGaagcaaaacaaacattgtTTGCGCATAAAAAACGAACCGGATGGATTGAGAGCTTCTTTGGATATAGAGACTAATGAGAAAGCATGAACAGCATGATGTGGAAAACGAATGCGTATTTCGTGATTTTCGTCAATGTCATGAAAATCAATGGCACACACAAAATCCATCCAGTGTTTAGACCCACATCCGTTTCATCATACACACATGTATGTGGGCGTTTCTTACTGTGTTAAGGAGAGCCTCCGGGCTCTTCTCGTCGTGTTCAGCCGCAGCTTTGCTTATGGCTCTCTCTGTGTCCTCCTGCAGGTGTTTGGCGTCTCCGGTGGGTGACTGCTGCTCCATATATTCTGGTTCCTGCTGGGGGGCTGCTAGAGCGCCAGAGAATCCGTTTCAGgtagtcattttaaatattaaactcaAAGTATACTTTGGATCTCAATACACACCACAAGAGCACGCACTGAGATCTGAAGACTCACCTGTGTTGTCTTGAGGACATGGTTCTGTGCTCATGGGCTGGGCGGCCACACTGGACGCTGCAGCCAGAGCCAGTTTCTCCTGCTGGAGTTTGCGGGCCTGAAGAGCGTCCCActcctccatctctctctcaaaGAGCTTATTATCCGCCTCCACGTACTCCTTCAGATCTGAAGGGAGCTTGTCCAAACCGCTCAACATCTGCCCAGTCTCTTTATCGAACTCTTCTGAAGTAAACACAGAGACGGCAATTCCCATTTCAAGTTTTTTGtcaatatgaaaattaaatgaatatCTTCTATATTTAACTGCTCAGCTTATTAACTGTACTGTTAGCAGATAGTAAACTAGCATATGCAAATGGTGTTACCTTCAATAAGGAAGGGTTTTTTATCATCAATGTACATGAGGCAGTAAGCGCTGGCGTTGCGATATCCACCAAAGGAGTCTCGGACCAGCTCTTCCCAGGACGATTTCGTCACAGAGATGTCATTGTATTTCATCCATCGCCGGTGATGTGGGTCGTAGATATACGCCCAGTAGTGACCTGCGTTAGCCTGACCCTCGTGGACCAGAACAGCATGCAACCGGTACGGAACCTGCAACATGGAACCATGCGGGATAAATGCACAACCCAGAGAATGACTTTTTTCTGTCGTTCTTTCCAATAAGGTCAGAAAACTATATTGATGCTATTGATTTGCTAATGCTAATTTTTGCTGTAgcttaattttgtttatttggacAAAAGCATCTGCCTAGTGCATAAATTGAATTTCTCACCTGCATCATGGACTTGTCAGAATACATGAGCTCAATAGTCCTGTGGATCCTGGATATACTAGCCTGCAGATCTGAAGGAAGGCCCAAACCGATCAGGATATACATAACAATAGTAATTGTCTAAATGTGTGTACATCTGGTTTGATCATGTCTGATAATGTAATGGCAGcataaatgtgtgtaaaaatgtttatatgcttgTGTGTGTACCCCTGGTGTCGTTCTCCACCTCGCTCCTCCAGCGGTGCAGGCAGCCCTCCAGCACCCTCAGCTCCTCCTCTGTGACGTGTCGGGGGGCGGGGTGCATGGGCATGTCCGGCGGGACACGAGACTGAGTGAAAGGTTTATGGATCGGAACCCGCTGCTGTTGCTGCTGGGCTTGTGGACCTGTGCCCGAACCTTCCGCAGAGAGAGAGGCATCGGGCTGCTCCCCTACACTGCAGAATAAAACAACATCTCCaataaacacccaaaaaacattaataaatccAGCCATTTGATCAATACAAAAAAAGGAAGTATACAAGTGTCTGACATCTTTCCAGAACAAAATATTAAGAACATCTGGTTCTTGCCTTGCTGCAGGTGGCACCTGTGCAGTTGTGCCACCAGGTGGGGCTGTTGTATCGATGTCTTCTACAGGCGACGTGCACACAGGCTTGCTGGATGCAAACTCCATGGCGTACTGAAGAACATCGGCTAGAGGAAACCGCTTGGGCCCTGAGCCGTAGCTCAGATACCTACACGACAACAGAGAACATTTGagaacacaaagagagagagaatgttagTTAACAGCAGGTTTAGCTCTTGATCTGAGCCGAGGATGGACTGAAATAACAAACCTCTCCAGTCGCTGCTGGAGGACTGTCAGGTGCTCCTTTAGTCTTCTGATCTCTTCTCGTTTTATCCGTGTGATATCTCTGTTCCTGTCCATGTACCTGAAATCAACCACACAACACTCACAGAAAACTGCACCGACAGCATCAACCGGTCACagtaacaaataaaaacaaatctcacGCTCACCTGTCCATGTACAGCATGGAGGGAAACTCAAGCTTGTTATGAATCTTCTCAGGTCGACCTAAGGCTTGATTGAACTCAAATCTTGACAGTTCAAAGGTCAAAACAGGTGGGAATTCCGTGAACCAGTGCTGGAATTAAATGCAATATAGTTTAACAACTAGATTTTAACATTGATGCTGGCTCTTGTCAACAAAATCATTTTAGCATTTTCTCAACccctgtatgtctttcttctgcagaacacaaaagttgaTATTTTTGATAGAACGTTGGAAACctaacattgaaccccattgacttcgattgtatgaacacaaaaccactttaaacaacacgagggtgaatcAATCGTGacaggattttttattttggaggaATTCTTAAATTTCAGTCTTTCTTTCCAAGCATGCTTCATGTGACCCATCCGAGCACCACCCTGTGTGCCGACAACTAGGATGAGTGCTGTTTACCTGGCTCTGCCGAGCACATCGCTCTCTGAGCCCTGTGCACTGGGCTTTTAAAATCCCAGCCTGAGCAGGATTATTGGTGCTCAGAATAACACACACAAGAGAATCTCGTCCTTTATTCGCACTCATCTGAAGTAATTAGCAGGAAGCAGCTGCAGAGGGATCTGCCCGGGGCCGCTCTGATGACTGAAAAGCCATTATATAAACATCTCGGTCAAAGGTCACGTGTTTTTCCCATAGCAAAGATCATGATTGGATGAGAAAAGGAGGACGGTCTTAGAAAGGAAAGAGTTTCAGATCTGTAGAGATCTCTTTTCAGAGCACCAGGGTGGAAAATAAAGACACTGTCATTACAAACCTCCTGTCCTGATTTGGCGGAGTTCTCGGCAGAATGCAAAGACTCGATCTCGCCCTCGATCATGGCAGCTTCTAAGCACTCGTGCAGGTCTTTGAAGCCGTTCACCTGGAGAGGGTACTGGCCAAACATCTCTGTGTTCTCGAACTTCTTTCCTGTGAAAACAGTGACATCCCTTAGTGCATTACAGTGGAATCAAGATGTCCATTTTTgatcagtatatttttattaagtcAGGAAATCAAACCAGCTATGATCCTGTCatgtttaaaaagcaaattGTCACTTAAACGTCAAGGGACAGTATATGATTCAAGACCATGAATTTCCACGTCAAACGACGCAAGTCACTTTTCATTCCCTACTACAAGACATATAATATGTGGATAAAACCCTTCGCCTCACCTTCCAGAACGCCCACGGCCAGAAACCTCCCGTAAAACAGCTCAACCATCGGGTTCTTTGGCTTCTCTCCATCCCTGTGTAGAAAAAGAACAAATATGGAGTCACAATGGGCTGGAAATGTTCTGCATTGGAGTCACACAGAGAGTCTACAGTGGGTATTTAGCGGTGCTAATTGAAGTCATGCAGGTTAATGTACTGCACTAAACATCATTATTGTCCAACCGCTCCAGACGAATATCTGGTGCGATCATACATCAttcagagagacacagagggaaGGAGTGTGAAGCTGTGAGTTCACCATCAGCTCTTCTGGTGGGCCGTGTAGGGTCTCACCTGTCCTCCTCTGCCTTTATCTGAAACGCGTCTTCCAGCCAGTCCAAGAGTTTATGGGTGAACTCGCTAACGTCCTGctgtacaaacaaacacaacgtcaacaaatgttttcttttttgtcttaaaaaacatgtttgccaAACCTATTAAAAAAGCCTAAAAACAGCATTAAATATCAGGGTTTGATGCTACATTTATCCATTTTAACAGAATAAGTATAGAACAGCAATCTGCGGTGAAAGATTTCATGAAAATGGGAAGGGCTCGGCACTCCTAATTAGGTTAGGTTAATTAATtcttaaataatcgtctcatcgcaattatttgacttaattgcaattatttcagataaccgcAATTATTGCAAATCCTTAGAAAACAAGGGTGACCTGCCGCATTTTACATCCACCGTCCTTGATCTGCACTCACTGTTACGTTCGAATGACGTTTCTTCATCATTTGAGTTGtatcagatttttattttttgtgtttataagttTATTAAAGCGATTCCAGATTTGCTGCATCTACACAGCAAGACGACATCAAACTCATCCCCTATTTCATTCTGTTAAAACAGTCTTTTCTGTTAAGGTCACTCTAAAGGGAATGTTAATAGTCATTTAcataattttcacatttctcaacgtatttatatttgattcatTGAATAAATTCATTGTAATTAATCATTATAATTCTCAAAGCCTTTGAACAGACAATTAATTgccataatcgcaattatttaatagacaattaatcgtcagccaaatttcataatcgtgacagccctactcttAATGTCATCTGTCATTGGTCAgctttgatgtgttttaataaCAATTCTCCTATTTAAAATTTCAACCATTAAAGCTTACCTGCTGAGATTCACTGGACTTAAAGGCATCCTTGAGGATCTCTACGGCTCTAGATGGGTCCACGTATTTCCGCTTGGAACCCACCAGTAAGGAGAAGAGGCATCTGAGCTCCTGCATGAAGGGCAGGTTCCTGTGCTCCTACAGAAAGAACAAAACTTTTAGACATTGGAACAGTAATGTATTGAAAAGAATTATATGTTTAACAAAAATAGAAACCAAGCCACCGATAAAATGTCTTAACCGGTTAATCACTTAACCGTGTCCTGTCTAGCTAGAACCAACTCTCTGTGTAATAACTTCAAGATGGTTGGATGAGACAACTTAAAACTTCAATGCCACACGAGTCTGAAACATTTGTGAGCTCATTTCGGCTGGATTTTCCTCAAAGTACGGTTTGTGCTTTCATTGAAAATTGAATTAAAGTCTAGCAAAAGTAAGACCTTCTCTACTGACCGGGGAGATGAAGAGAAATGGCACTATCGAGAGAGAAATAGATTAATCCAGGGCTCTGTGGTCTCCTAACGGAAGATCGAGATGAGCCCAGATTAGCGGCCATGTTTGCTGACCCCGTTTACAAGCTCGGGGCccgcagaaagaaagaaatgacaaaGATAGCTGCTGGCCTTCCGAGACGGACGCTTTCCACTGCACTCACACTTAAATACAGCAGGAGACGACTCCCGTGACAACTGACACATAAAGAAGCTTTAAAAGCACTTCCATGGGTTCACCTCCCCTGGACACAAGCCTCTCAGATGAGTGAAAACCCAAGGGGGAGTCAAACAAGGTCACCAGATTTAAAAATGTGTCTCAAAGTAAGCAAAGCTATGATGGCACATGAGCAgtcgttaaagggatagttcacccaaaaatgaaaaaaaagtcatCACCtcctcaccttcatgtcattacaaacctgtatgttttacttttttctgcagaacacaaaagaagctattttggagaacgttggtaaccgaacaacattggccctcattgacttccattgtgtgaacacaaaaccactgagacatttctcaaaatatcttcctttgttttctacgaagaaagagtcacaaacAGGTTTTGTATATGATAAATAATggaagaattttatttttggggtgaactatccctttaaccgcAGTCGAGTGGAGTCTGCGCATGTGATTTTACCTTCTGATTGCGGGGCAGGTCCTGCATCCGTGCAGGGGGTGAATAATGCAACACCAGCCTCTGGAACTCCAGCAGGTTGAACAGAGACTGTAAAGAGATAAATATGGCTATTTGAGAAAAGCACATACCACATGTGAACGTCAACACAACCTTGGATGATTCAtcagacaaaataaacaggtcgCAAGCTACtctcaaaaatgacattttttcgTGCTCACTCAAAGCGTCACTATAGTCATCATGGGAAATGACTGACAGCTTGTTTTGGTGATAGATTTACACATTCAGATCTATAAATCCAGCGAGCTCTGTGCGCCACGCTGCCTGTGGTTATCACACGGACAAGGGCTTCTTCAGGAATCAGGTTACACACGGGAGGTAAACAGCATGTGACAGCACTCAGCAGTCCTTAATCGTGTGTCTATACACGGTTCATGTTCTGACACCATGTTAGAGACACAAACATCAGCTCTCAGTAAAACCTGAAGTCATCAAAAAGTAAAGACGATTCCTCTATTACGCTAGCAAAATGACTATTCCAGTCTGCAATCCATCTGGATCATGTGCTATAATACAACTGTATGATCATTACAAGAAAAACCTGATCGGATGAGCTgtgtattaaagggacagttcacacaaaaacaaatttctgtcatcattaactcaccctcgacttgttccaaatctgtataaattcctttgttctgatgaacacagagaaagatatttggaagaatgcttgtaaccaaacagatcttggccaccgttgactaccatagtaggaaaaatgtctttataaatttctttgttctgattaacacagaagaagatattttgaagaatgtagaaaagcaaacagttctggggcacttttgactgccattgtcatttttcttactatggtagtcaatggtggccaagaactgtctggttacaagcattcttccaaatatctttctctgtgttcatcagcacaaagaatttatacagatttggaacaacttgagggtgagtgacagatgacagaattttcatttttgggtgaaatgttcctttaagagctgtTGTAACcagttacattttcatttgttgctTTCATTagtttaaatggtttattaaATAAGCAAATGTGTTTGCTAGTGTCTGATAGAGATTAACTGAACGCAGTGCGTATACGCCAGCTGACACTGACCTGTATAACCGCACTGAACCAGCACGTGTTTCCCACGTTCTTCAGCCCTACGGGACAGTTCTCCTGTCGCTTCCTGTCGTGAGGATTGGGCGAATCGCTCCATACCTCTGTGTGCGTACGTTTCAGGCTAGCCTTGTTCTCGGCAATGCTGGCCTCCAGAACTCTAAAGCACAGAGAAACCAAATGTTTATAAATCCGTCAAGAACCAAAATGTAATTGACTCAATATTCAGTTACACAACAACACATCACATTGTTGCATTCCTGAATGAATCACTATTTCTTCTCTTGAGATGCGTAACACAAAACTGAAAGAGAATTGTGGGAACGTACCTGCTGATGGCCTGCTCTTCATCTGTGATGCCTGTCTCCCTGAAGGCCCTGCTTGACTCTTCCAAACTGAGGGCGATGGCTCGCTGAAGGTCATCTTTATCGTCTCCAGTGAGATCGATTACATCTGAAATGATCAGACACTTTTAATCTCATGTTACCGGCATTGAACCATCAAAAACCACATAAgaacccttaaagggatagttcacccaaaaatgaaaattctgtcatcatctacttactctcaaattgttttaaatctttattaatttcttatatttattttgaagcACGTGGGAAACAGTTATGGGGCACtaaactaccatagtagtttgcACCAGAACCCTTagtttacaaacattcttccaaatatcttcaattgtgtacagtggaacaaagaaatttatacaggtttgaagcaacctgaaggtgagtaaatgatgacatttttgggtgaactatccctttaaagaacaGTAACAGACCAAGTGATCTACCAAGACCAGGCTATTTATTGCATGTTTAAATGTTGATTTGAATAGTGTTTAGGTTTTAGCCTATATAGCTATGCCTGAAAAGCATTTCTGAGCATCATGTGTGCTCAAACTTCACACAAAACCCAACTCACTTCATAAGGCTATCAGTCCTTTAAGTCGCTTTGTCGCCGCGAGTCACTGGTGGAGTAAATCGAGGCGTTATGCCCGTGCCAAGagcacaaataaaacacacaaaaggaTGCCAaacttaaagagcaggtttcatgaatctcataaaattaccggcatttcagtgtgtaacgtagctttcc
This genomic interval carries:
- the usp25 gene encoding ubiquitin carboxyl-terminal hydrolase 25 isoform X6, giving the protein MTVEQNVLQQHSQKHQQTLLNQLREVTGTTDVQLLQQALQVSNGDLAEAVAFLTEKNAKVPQQDEATYYQTAQIANDRYISVGSQADTNVIDLTGDDKDDLQRAIALSLEESSRAFRETGITDEEQAISRVLEASIAENKASLKRTHTEVWSDSPNPHDRKRQENCPVGLKNVGNTCWFSAVIQSLFNLLEFQRLVLHYSPPARMQDLPRNQKEHRNLPFMQELRCLFSLLVGSKRKYVDPSRAVEILKDAFKSSESQQQDVSEFTHKLLDWLEDAFQIKAEEDRDGEKPKNPMVELFYGRFLAVGVLEGKKFENTEMFGQYPLQVNGFKDLHECLEAAMIEGEIESLHSAENSAKSGQEHWFTEFPPVLTFELSRFEFNQALGRPEKIHNKLEFPSMLYMDRYMDRNRDITRIKREEIRRLKEHLTVLQQRLERYLSYGSGPKRFPLADVLQYAMEFASSKPVCTSPVEDIDTTAPPGGTTAQVPPAASVGEQPDASLSAEGSGTGPQAQQQQQRVPIHKPFTQSRVPPDMPMHPAPRHVTEEELRVLEGCLHRWRSEVENDTRDLQASISRIHRTIELMYSDKSMMQVPYRLHAVLVHEGQANAGHYWAYIYDPHHRRWMKYNDISVTKSSWEELVRDSFGGYRNASAYCLMYIDDKKPFLIEEEFDKETGQMLSGLDKLPSDLKEYVEADNKLFEREMEEWDALQARKLQQEKLALAAASSVAAQPMSTEPCPQDNTAAPQQEPEYMEQQSPTGDAKHLQEDTERAISKAAAEHDEKSPEALLNTAMKVEYTRLLRFAQEDTPPERDYRLQHVIVYFIQNQAPKKILERTLLMQFADRNLGFDERCKNIMKVARAKLELIKPDEVNMEEYVVWHQDYRNFRDTTVFVLFGLELFLKKSYVEGLMYLIYAHQYNKELLVKGPYRGHDEELIAHYRRECLLKLNEHAAALFETGEENEVNAGLSIMNELVVTCIPLLLVDEMEEKDMVAVEDMRNRWCSYLGQEMEPNLQEKLTDFLPKLLDCSTEIKSFHDPPKLPSYSTLELCERFSRVMTSLTQSRTPADGR